The following proteins come from a genomic window of Novosphingobium sp. P6W:
- a CDS encoding AAA family ATPase, with product MDELIRTKVAPPIWLGSQIRRDFLLSRLDAALARRMTLIHAPAGYGKTSLLSQWRALCEERGTLIGWLTLEREEADLQRLARYILLALDDGLGTAAATAGGAAVDEVAADLPPRTALSAIVNRIARESCPVVLIFDDFHRAEGPEVNAFLASLIRLAPSNCHFVIASRDYPWLGQSVLAAEEQLTEFTSDDLKFNQSEAEAMLGRAQVPVLPEKALLGLVERSEGWPIALQLTSLSLKRGIDHVKLMERFSGSSSDLARYLSEQVLTSLPPQTQDLVLCTALVDRLTGEMVNALCERSDGWLVLDRLEQQGMFLTPASEARESFRYHQLFAEYLRDRLARQDIGRFRVLQARAARHFAAHGAISPAIDHALLAHDGAIVAEILEEGGGWRLIPQGHLAMVETALAGLSPAQVESSPRLGLAAIYIQIKHGLLTAARDAYDHLAAQIGDAPAGLRAELRVVGDTLADYENLPVTLDDLRDREALLRALPAGDHLVLANFTETLAAKYLEGGWIERALDPLLDARGHYQALGSLYSEVFTHFLEARIRHAQGRINDAAAIMGNVRGLIDVNFGPRSDLAANSAAFEAALLYEQNRIDEAQALLDWALPHMEQQSDAWVDVLAAAYLTAARCAAARHAVQDGFAILDRAERVAAVRRFRQLSLLAALCRLELLIAGTAPLEEAQACADALDLDTLADGMALENPIYRPVATAAAACRAALRIASGDHAGALADLAVLQAWAARHGAGRTLVDALILQCAAQCAAGDRADMRATFDEAIGMSMFQSLVRPFLDWQRFTAPAINDASTGSGEANRYRAQFLATLSRAIAAQAQPCEDGALNEAEAEILGHLSRGYANKEIARLIGMSPDTVKYRLKSIFRKIGVDKRRDAVRVAQERGLIPASETGAETGA from the coding sequence GTGGATGAGCTGATTCGTACCAAGGTGGCGCCGCCGATCTGGCTCGGTAGTCAGATCCGCCGAGACTTTTTGTTGAGCCGGCTCGACGCAGCCCTCGCGCGCCGCATGACCCTGATCCATGCGCCCGCCGGTTACGGCAAGACCAGCCTGCTTTCGCAATGGCGCGCGCTTTGCGAGGAGCGGGGAACGCTCATCGGCTGGCTCACGCTGGAGCGCGAGGAAGCCGATCTCCAGCGTCTGGCCCGCTATATTCTCCTGGCACTCGATGATGGGCTGGGGACCGCCGCCGCAACCGCTGGGGGCGCTGCGGTAGACGAAGTGGCTGCCGATCTACCGCCGCGCACGGCGCTATCGGCCATCGTTAACCGCATCGCGCGCGAAAGCTGCCCCGTCGTTTTGATCTTCGACGATTTTCACCGCGCCGAAGGACCCGAAGTCAATGCTTTCCTTGCCTCGCTGATCCGGTTGGCGCCCAGCAACTGCCATTTCGTGATCGCATCGCGCGATTACCCGTGGCTGGGACAGTCGGTGCTGGCGGCCGAGGAGCAACTGACCGAGTTCACGAGCGACGACCTGAAATTCAACCAGTCCGAAGCCGAGGCGATGCTGGGCCGCGCGCAGGTTCCGGTATTGCCCGAGAAGGCCCTGCTGGGGCTTGTCGAGCGTTCAGAGGGCTGGCCGATCGCGTTGCAACTGACCTCGCTTTCGCTGAAACGCGGGATTGACCACGTCAAGCTGATGGAGCGCTTCAGCGGCTCCAGTTCCGACCTTGCGCGCTATCTTTCGGAGCAGGTGCTGACCTCGCTGCCGCCCCAAACGCAGGACCTCGTACTGTGCACCGCCTTGGTAGATCGGCTGACCGGCGAGATGGTGAACGCGCTTTGCGAGCGCAGCGACGGCTGGCTGGTGCTGGACCGGTTGGAGCAGCAGGGCATGTTCCTGACCCCCGCCAGCGAGGCGCGCGAAAGTTTCCGCTACCACCAGCTTTTCGCCGAATACCTGCGCGACCGGCTGGCCCGGCAGGACATCGGCCGCTTTCGCGTGCTCCAGGCCCGTGCGGCGCGGCATTTCGCCGCCCACGGCGCGATCTCGCCCGCGATCGACCATGCGCTGTTGGCGCACGACGGCGCCATTGTAGCCGAGATTCTCGAGGAGGGCGGCGGCTGGCGGCTGATCCCGCAAGGCCACCTCGCCATGGTGGAAACCGCGCTGGCCGGGCTTTCGCCGGCACAAGTGGAAAGCAGCCCGCGCCTTGGGCTGGCGGCGATCTATATCCAGATCAAGCACGGCCTGCTTACCGCCGCGCGCGATGCATACGACCATCTCGCTGCGCAGATCGGCGATGCGCCTGCCGGCCTGCGCGCCGAACTCCGCGTGGTCGGTGATACCTTGGCGGACTACGAAAACCTGCCGGTTACGCTGGACGACCTGCGCGACCGCGAAGCACTGCTACGCGCGCTGCCGGCGGGCGACCACCTCGTCCTCGCCAATTTCACCGAGACGCTGGCGGCGAAGTACCTTGAAGGCGGCTGGATCGAACGCGCACTGGACCCGCTGCTAGACGCGCGCGGTCATTACCAGGCGCTGGGCTCGCTCTACAGCGAGGTGTTCACCCATTTCCTCGAAGCGCGCATCCGCCATGCACAGGGGCGCATCAACGATGCCGCCGCGATCATGGGCAACGTGCGCGGCCTGATCGATGTCAACTTCGGCCCGCGATCCGATCTGGCTGCCAATAGCGCCGCTTTCGAGGCGGCGCTGCTGTATGAGCAGAACCGGATCGACGAGGCACAGGCCCTGCTCGACTGGGCGCTGCCGCACATGGAGCAGCAGTCCGACGCTTGGGTGGACGTGCTGGCCGCCGCCTACCTCACCGCCGCCCGCTGCGCCGCAGCGCGCCATGCGGTGCAGGACGGTTTCGCGATCCTTGACCGCGCCGAAAGGGTCGCCGCCGTCCGCCGTTTCCGGCAGCTCAGCCTGCTGGCGGCACTGTGCCGGCTGGAACTGCTGATCGCCGGCACAGCGCCGCTGGAGGAAGCGCAGGCCTGCGCCGACGCGCTGGACCTCGATACGCTGGCGGACGGGATGGCGCTCGAAAACCCGATCTACCGCCCCGTCGCCACGGCGGCGGCGGCCTGCCGCGCGGCGCTGCGCATCGCCTCGGGCGATCACGCCGGGGCGCTCGCCGATCTTGCGGTTCTGCAGGCTTGGGCCGCCCGCCACGGGGCCGGTCGCACGCTGGTCGATGCGCTGATCCTGCAATGCGCCGCCCAGTGCGCAGCAGGCGACAGGGCGGACATGCGCGCCACCTTCGACGAGGCGATCGGCATGTCCATGTTCCAGTCGCTGGTGCGCCCCTTCCTCGACTGGCAGCGCTTCACGGCGCCGGCGATAAACGACGCTAGTACGGGTTCCGGCGAGGCCAACCGTTACCGCGCCCAGTTTCTTGCTACGCTGTCGCGCGCTATCGCGGCGCAGGCCCAACCCTGCGAGGACGGCGCCCTCAACGAGGCGGAAGCGGAAATCCTCGGGCACCTCAGCCGGGGCTATGCCAACAAGGAAATCGCCCGCCTGATCGGCATGTCGCCCGATACCGTGAAGTACCGGCTCAAGTCGATCTTCCGCAAGATCGGCGTCGACAAACGGCGCGATGCCGTGCGCGTGGCGCAGGAACGCGGGCTGATACCCGCGTCCGAAACTGGCGCTGAAACCGGCGCCTAA
- a CDS encoding UrcA family protein, whose product MKIGLMALAPFAFAAAASAAPNENPFAQDRAVVQLQGLDLATVDGQQRLSIRMDQAARAVCGERLASVHLALEQRASECRTAVKADIKARIEARMANASGVSKVLLASAR is encoded by the coding sequence ATGAAGATTGGTCTTATGGCCTTGGCCCCTTTCGCATTCGCCGCTGCAGCGTCGGCTGCCCCTAACGAAAATCCTTTCGCTCAGGACCGTGCTGTCGTCCAGCTTCAAGGGCTCGATCTTGCCACGGTTGACGGCCAGCAGCGTTTGTCTATCCGCATGGATCAGGCCGCACGCGCCGTTTGCGGTGAACGTCTGGCGAGTGTGCATCTCGCTCTCGAACAGCGCGCGAGTGAGTGCCGCACCGCCGTGAAGGCCGACATCAAGGCCCGGATCGAGGCCCGCATGGCGAATGCTTCGGGCGTTTCCAAGGTTCTGCTAGCCTCCGCACGCTGA
- a CDS encoding LysR family transcriptional regulator, with amino-acid sequence MSERTPLIDEKFAKRVDWNLLRTFVDIVRAGGIGAAARQLNKQQPSISAALKRLEDHVGATLLHRSVNGVEMTAAGKALMALCEDMLEAARMVPHQVAQATRRVEGIVRIQIVSGIVSDEFDQALASFHRRNPNIHIEIRVSPWRQVLDALEHGEVEVGIGYDSSVRGSLAYEPLFVERQQLYCARSHPLFGYRISQPKELKDEGFVLTGEDEIETIAQLRRRYGLGTQVTGLAEDINEARRLIVCGVGIGFLPVPAVQAEVARGALWPLLHADFEPSYDIFLLARSEPARDTATQLFVDEVFRRIRAQRRS; translated from the coding sequence ATGAGCGAACGAACGCCGTTGATCGACGAGAAATTCGCAAAGCGCGTCGACTGGAACCTGCTGCGCACCTTTGTCGATATCGTCCGGGCCGGCGGTATCGGGGCTGCGGCAAGGCAGCTCAACAAGCAGCAGCCAAGCATAAGCGCCGCGCTGAAACGGCTGGAGGACCATGTCGGTGCAACTTTGCTGCACAGGTCCGTCAACGGCGTTGAAATGACCGCCGCCGGCAAGGCGCTGATGGCGCTATGCGAGGACATGCTGGAGGCGGCGCGTATGGTGCCGCACCAGGTTGCCCAGGCAACCCGACGTGTCGAAGGCATCGTTCGCATCCAGATCGTATCAGGCATCGTCTCCGATGAATTCGACCAGGCGCTGGCGAGCTTCCACAGGCGCAATCCGAACATCCACATCGAAATCCGCGTCTCGCCCTGGCGACAAGTGCTCGATGCGTTGGAACACGGCGAGGTGGAAGTCGGCATCGGCTATGACAGCAGCGTGCGGGGCAGCCTTGCCTACGAGCCGCTCTTCGTGGAGCGCCAGCAACTTTACTGCGCCCGCAGCCACCCTCTTTTCGGCTATCGCATCAGCCAGCCCAAGGAGTTGAAAGACGAAGGCTTCGTACTCACTGGCGAGGATGAGATCGAGACGATCGCCCAGCTGCGGCGACGCTACGGGCTGGGCACGCAAGTGACCGGGCTGGCTGAGGATATAAACGAGGCCCGGCGGCTGATCGTTTGCGGTGTCGGCATCGGCTTCCTGCCGGTTCCCGCCGTTCAGGCCGAAGTGGCAAGAGGCGCGCTATGGCCGCTGCTTCACGCGGATTTCGAGCCCTCCTACGACATTTTCCTGCTGGCGCGATCCGAGCCGGCTCGCGATACCGCAACGCAACTTTTCGTGGACGAAGTGTTCCGGCGTATTCGTGCACAGCGCAGGTCATAG